A part of Vulpes vulpes isolate BD-2025 chromosome 15, VulVul3, whole genome shotgun sequence genomic DNA contains:
- the NKX1-2 gene encoding NK1 transcription factor-related protein 2 — protein MLAWQDGGAKAAPSHHRISFSVLDILDPQKFTRAALPAVRPAPREAKKSLAEADAGKDASPGDSARQREPSDAAERGAGAASPLEGSEAEEAEDEDEDAEDAGARRPHGRAERLQAAPARSPEPRAAALAAAERGPRGLAGSPGSPGSPRPRRRRAEPRCAKPRRARTAFTYEQLVALESKFRATRYLSVCERLNLALSLSLTETQVKIWFQNRRTKWKKQNPGADGAAQAQAQAGSGAPQPGAPGPATGAGAGAGGGGAGGSPGAPGPAALPFQTFPSYSAANVLFPAASSFPPPAAAAAAAAAAGGPFASFLGPSYLSPFYAPHL, from the exons ATGCTGGCATGGCAGGACGGCGGGGCCAAGGCGGCCCCCTCCCACCACCGGATCTCCTTCTCTGTCCTGGACATCCTGGACCCGCAGAAATTCACCCGCGCTGCGCTCCCGGCCGTGCGCCCTGCTCCCCGGGAAGCCAAGAAAAGTTTGGCAGAGGCCGACGCGGGCAAGGACGCCAGCCCAGGGGACTCAGCTCGGCAGCGGGAGCCCTCGG ATGCTGCGGAgcgcggcgcgggcgcggcgTCCCCCTTGGAAGGCTCCGAGGCCGAGGAGGcggaggacgaggacgaggacgcCGAGGACGCGGGCGCGCGGCGGCCGCACGGGCGGGCTGAGCGCCTGCAGGCGGCCCCGGCGCGCTCCCCCGAGCCCCGCGCGGCGGCGCTGGCGGCGGCGGAGCGGGGCCCCCGCGGGCTCGCGGGCTCCCCGGGCTCGCCCggctccccgcggccccggcgGCGGCGCGCCGAGCCCCGCTGCGCCAAGCCGAGGCGCGCGCGCACCGCCTTCACCTACGAGCAGCTGGTGGCCCTGGAGAGCAAGTTCCGGGCCACGCGCTACCTGTCGGTGTGCGAGCGCCTGAACCTCGCGCTGTCGCTCAGCCTCACCGAGACGCAGGTCAAAATCTGGTTCCAGAACCGCAGGACCAAGTGGAAGAAGCAGAACCCCGGGGCCGACGGGgcggcgcaggcgcaggcgcaggcgggGAGCGGCGCGCCCCAgcccggggcgccggggccggcgacgggcgcgggcgcgggcgcgggcggcggcggcgcggggggcagCCCGGGAGCGCCGGGCCCGGCCGCGCTGCCCTTCCAGACTTTCCCCTCCTACTCGGCGGCCAACGTCCTCTTTCCGGCCGCCAGCTCCTTCCCGCCGCcggccgcagccgcagccgcagccgcagccgccggGGGCCCCTTTGCATCCTTCCTCGGGCCCTCCTACCTGAGCCCTTTCTACGCCCCGCACCTGTGA